A window of Candidatus Cetobacterium colombiensis contains these coding sequences:
- a CDS encoding HPr family phosphocarrier protein, producing the protein MVSKIVEIKNETGLHTRPGNEFVSLAKTFTSQIELENEEGKKVKGTSLLKLLSLGIKKGAKITVHASGEDENEAVEKLAHLLENLKD; encoded by the coding sequence ATGGTAAGTAAAATAGTTGAAATTAAAAACGAAACAGGTTTACATACAAGACCTGGTAATGAATTTGTAAGTTTAGCAAAAACATTTACATCTCAAATTGAATTAGAAAATGAAGAAGGAAAAAAAGTAAAGGGAACATCTTTATTAAAATTACTTTCTTTAGGAATTAAAAAAGGTGCAAAAATAACAGTTCACGCTTCAGGAGAAGACGAAAATGAAGCAGTTGAGAAGTTAGCTCACCTACTTGAAAATCTAAAGGACTAA
- the ptsP gene encoding phosphoenolpyruvate--protein phosphotransferase translates to MRKFVKGIDASPGVAVGKVFLYKEEELFIDKSECSNVEVQKEKLIEGREKTKEQLLKIREKTARQLGEDKAAIFDGHITLLEDEDLFDEVIELIEDEKITAENALEQGISGYCDMLANLEDEYLRERAADLRDIAKRWLYNIVGIEIVDLSSLPANSIVVARDLTPSDTAQLDLKNVVAFITDIGGKTAHSSIMARSLEIPAVVGTGNITELVTNEAPIVVDALSGDVIINPTEEDVEKYSKKREKYLEEKELLKQLKDKTATSKDGVTVGAWANIGSPKDVAGVLRNGANGVGLYRTEFLFMANDRFPTEDEQFEAYKVVAESMKDENGKSYPVTIRTMDIGGDKSLPYMELPHEENPFLGWRALRICLDRPEILKTQFRALLRASAFGYIKIMLPMVISIEECRKSKALLEECKAELRAEGIKFDEDIQLGIMIETPATAFRAKWFAQEVDFFSIGTNDLTQYTLAVDRGNERISHLYDTYNPGVLAAIKAAIDGAHEGGISISMCGEFAGEARATALLFGMGLDAFSMSAISVAKVKKNIMAMDKASAEALVERVMSMSTTEEILAEIDKYNEELLG, encoded by the coding sequence ATGAGAAAATTTGTAAAAGGTATAGACGCATCTCCAGGGGTAGCAGTAGGAAAAGTATTTTTATATAAGGAAGAGGAGCTTTTTATCGATAAAAGCGAATGTTCAAATGTAGAGGTTCAAAAAGAAAAGTTAATCGAAGGAAGAGAAAAAACAAAAGAGCAGTTATTAAAAATAAGAGAAAAAACAGCTAGACAATTAGGTGAAGATAAAGCTGCAATATTTGATGGACATATAACATTATTAGAAGATGAAGACTTGTTTGACGAAGTTATAGAATTAATTGAAGATGAGAAAATAACTGCAGAAAATGCATTAGAGCAAGGTATCAGCGGATATTGTGATATGTTAGCAAATTTAGAGGATGAATACTTAAGAGAAAGAGCAGCAGACTTAAGAGATATAGCTAAAAGATGGTTATATAACATTGTAGGAATAGAAATCGTTGATTTATCTTCTCTTCCAGCTAACTCAATTGTAGTAGCAAGAGATTTAACTCCTTCTGATACAGCTCAATTAGATTTAAAAAATGTTGTAGCATTTATAACTGATATTGGTGGAAAAACAGCTCACTCATCAATTATGGCTAGATCATTAGAAATACCTGCAGTTGTAGGAACTGGAAACATAACTGAGTTAGTAACAAATGAAGCACCAATAGTAGTAGATGCTTTATCAGGAGATGTAATAATCAACCCAACAGAAGAGGATGTTGAAAAATATTCTAAAAAAAGAGAAAAATATTTAGAAGAAAAAGAACTTTTAAAGCAGTTAAAAGATAAAACAGCTACATCAAAAGATGGTGTAACAGTTGGAGCTTGGGCGAATATCGGATCACCAAAAGATGTTGCAGGAGTTTTAAGAAATGGAGCTAACGGTGTAGGTCTTTATAGAACAGAGTTTTTATTTATGGCAAATGATAGATTCCCAACAGAAGATGAGCAATTTGAAGCTTATAAAGTTGTTGCTGAATCAATGAAAGATGAGAATGGAAAATCTTATCCAGTAACAATAAGAACAATGGATATAGGTGGAGATAAGTCATTACCTTATATGGAGTTACCACATGAGGAAAATCCATTCTTAGGATGGAGAGCTTTAAGAATATGTCTAGATAGACCAGAAATCTTAAAAACACAGTTTAGAGCGCTTTTAAGAGCATCAGCATTTGGATATATAAAAATTATGTTACCAATGGTAATTTCAATTGAAGAGTGTAGAAAATCAAAAGCTTTATTAGAAGAATGTAAAGCTGAATTAAGAGCTGAAGGAATAAAATTTGATGAAGATATCCAATTAGGTATCATGATTGAAACACCAGCAACAGCATTTAGAGCTAAATGGTTTGCACAAGAAGTAGACTTCTTCTCAATAGGAACAAACGATTTAACACAATATACATTAGCTGTAGATAGAGGAAATGAAAGAATATCTCATTTATATGATACTTATAACCCAGGAGTTTTAGCAGCAATTAAAGCAGCAATTGATGGAGCTCATGAAGGTGGAATATCTATTTCAATGTGTGGTGAATTTGCAGGAGAAGCTAGAGCAACTGCTTTATTATTTGGAATGGGTCTAGATGCATTCTCAATGTCAGCTATATCAGTTGCAAAAGTAAAGAAAAACATAATGGCAATGGATAAAGCATCTGCAGAAGCTTTAGTAGAAAGAGTAATGTCTATGAGTACGACAGAAGAAATATTAGCAGAAATAGATAAATATAACGAAGAATTATTAGGATAA
- a CDS encoding alanine racemase — translation MGLKDFKVKVYKENILHNYHYLKKIKQKDIIAVVKSNAYGHGIENIVKFLSECGCKYFAVARECEAEKILKLKLNDINIIILETIDELDFIKKNSNVQMVVNSLKDLLNLLNQGVSTKQLHLKLDFGFGRNGIMEKEFDQLVKIVKEKDLNFKGISTHVFAADYEDMLKIEEKFSEILKILKKDRFEMIHMQNSAGVISIEGKNCTHIRCGTILFGLQEIGYFDPNVKRAFKLNGKILGIKDLKDLKYIGYEKKENINIEKYKKIAKIRLGYGDGFSKRSEGIMSIINNKKFKIVHISMDSSFILVDDSVKEGDFVEIFHDLEDAINHLKVPHYEFLSCINDRIKRELI, via the coding sequence ATGGGATTAAAAGATTTTAAAGTAAAAGTTTATAAAGAAAATATTCTGCATAACTATCACTATTTAAAAAAAATAAAACAAAAAGATATAATAGCTGTTGTAAAATCAAATGCTTATGGTCATGGTATTGAAAATATAGTGAAATTTTTATCTGAATGTGGATGTAAATATTTTGCAGTGGCTAGAGAATGTGAAGCTGAAAAAATTCTAAAATTGAAGTTAAATGATATAAATATTATCATTTTGGAAACAATAGACGAATTAGACTTTATAAAAAAGAATAGTAATGTTCAAATGGTTGTAAATAGTTTGAAAGATCTTTTAAATCTTTTAAATCAAGGAGTTTCTACAAAACAGTTGCATTTAAAATTAGATTTTGGTTTTGGAAGAAATGGTATTATGGAAAAAGAGTTTGATCAATTAGTAAAAATAGTAAAAGAAAAAGATTTAAACTTTAAAGGAATTTCTACTCATGTTTTTGCAGCAGACTATGAGGATATGTTAAAAATTGAAGAAAAATTTTCAGAAATTTTAAAGATATTGAAAAAAGATAGATTTGAAATGATTCATATGCAAAATAGTGCAGGAGTTATTTCAATAGAAGGAAAAAATTGTACTCATATAAGATGTGGAACAATTCTTTTTGGTCTCCAAGAAATAGGATATTTTGATCCAAATGTAAAAAGAGCATTTAAGTTAAATGGAAAAATCTTAGGAATAAAAGATTTAAAAGATTTAAAGTATATAGGTTATGAAAAAAAAGAGAATATAAATATAGAAAAATATAAAAAAATAGCTAAAATAAGATTAGGTTATGGAGATGGATTTTCAAAAAGAAGTGAGGGAATTATGTCTATAATCAATAATAAAAAATTTAAAATAGTTCACATTAGCATGGATAGTTCATTTATTTTAGTTGATGATTCTGTGAAAGAGGGAGACTTTGTAGAAATATTTC